From a single Paenibacillus sp. FSL W8-0426 genomic region:
- a CDS encoding CdaR family protein, protein MDKWFNNNNFAKVLALAVSLLLWFMIHLDEVPTTPTITTGTSSHVVERTVAIQPYGLDSSAYVLTSLSTDEVRLEIKGQRSRLTSIFTNDDYKVLVDLSGVKDGSNTLPLVPDLPSGVEVVSMEPSMVTVNVEKLSTKSFDVNIVPEGKAAEGYTVGTPVVEPSGQVKVTLPEGQMDAVAKVQGTVSIKDAKEDIVQKKVKLQAYDTEGKVIENAVIAPETVDVRIPVNQPYVSIPLRITYSGQLPEDLVLSSVEPNVKEVMVYGNEQALAGIQSYDQVTLDLTQFDQAGTSTVNVDLTPPSGFEKIEPSSIQLKVTISPYNEAEETTKVFSNIPITLAGIGEGLEGTLVTPKSGGLDVTLRGPESMLQGVSEGDIKLTADLTGLDSGTHNVQLQAELPRFAKLDDSSGTLHATVQLTEKADETSAAPDGQTSGGEGDTLGPKPSPAEVENNGGTDPATEEEEPESNTDNPEQETQGSVTTPGTSSNLGNDAGSNP, encoded by the coding sequence ATGGATAAATGGTTCAATAACAACAATTTTGCCAAGGTCCTTGCTTTGGCCGTAAGCCTGCTGCTTTGGTTCATGATTCATTTGGACGAAGTGCCTACGACGCCAACGATCACTACGGGAACGAGCAGCCACGTTGTGGAGCGAACGGTAGCCATTCAGCCCTACGGGCTGGATAGCAGCGCGTATGTGCTGACGTCGTTAAGCACCGATGAGGTTCGTTTAGAAATCAAGGGCCAACGTTCAAGACTGACGTCCATATTCACGAACGACGACTACAAAGTGCTCGTGGATCTGAGCGGCGTGAAAGACGGATCCAACACGCTGCCGCTCGTGCCCGATCTGCCATCAGGCGTTGAGGTCGTCAGCATGGAGCCTTCGATGGTGACGGTGAACGTGGAGAAACTGAGCACGAAATCATTCGATGTGAATATTGTACCGGAAGGGAAAGCCGCGGAAGGGTACACCGTCGGGACTCCGGTCGTGGAGCCTTCCGGCCAGGTTAAAGTGACGTTACCCGAGGGGCAAATGGACGCTGTGGCCAAAGTTCAGGGTACCGTAAGCATCAAGGATGCCAAAGAAGACATCGTGCAGAAAAAAGTTAAACTTCAAGCCTATGATACCGAAGGCAAAGTGATTGAAAATGCAGTGATTGCACCGGAAACGGTGGATGTACGGATTCCGGTCAATCAGCCCTATGTTTCTATACCCTTAAGAATCACATATTCAGGCCAACTGCCGGAGGACTTGGTGTTGTCCAGCGTAGAGCCGAACGTGAAAGAAGTCATGGTATATGGGAACGAGCAGGCATTGGCGGGCATACAGTCCTACGACCAAGTGACCCTGGATCTCACCCAGTTTGATCAGGCAGGTACCTCCACAGTTAACGTGGACTTGACGCCGCCTTCCGGTTTTGAGAAAATCGAGCCTAGTTCGATTCAACTCAAGGTTACGATCTCGCCTTACAATGAAGCTGAGGAGACCACCAAGGTGTTTTCCAACATTCCGATTACGCTGGCAGGGATCGGTGAAGGATTGGAAGGCACCCTGGTTACACCCAAAAGCGGTGGGCTTGACGTTACGCTGCGCGGACCGGAAAGCATGCTGCAAGGCGTGTCGGAAGGCGATATCAAATTGACGGCAGACCTTACAGGTTTGGACAGCGGCACGCACAATGTGCAGCTGCAGGCAGAGCTGCCCCGTTTTGCCAAGCTTGATGATTCGTCCGGCACTCTTCATGCCACGGTTCAGCTTACCGAGAAGGCAGATGAAACGTCGGCAGCCCCGGATGGGCAAACATCCGGTGGTGAGGGCGATACCTTGGGTCCTAAGCCTTCGCCAGCGGAGGTAGAGAATAACGGAGGGACTGACCCTGCTACCGAGGAGGAGGAGCCTGAATCGAATACGGACAATCCGGAGCAGGAGACCCAGGGAAGTGTTACGACCCCGGGT
- the cdaA gene encoding diadenylate cyclase CdaA, which translates to MNYFADLTWQESIKDIIDILIVTYIMYKLILLVRGTRAVQLLKGILFLVLIWALSTWLNLYTLKWLMNQMFTFGVVAVFIIFQPELRRGLEQLGRGKLFGRSTAASDEELTVLIGEIIKSVNYLSRRKIGALVVFERETGLNDYTESGIQMQSLVSSELMINIFIPNTPLHDGAVIIQGKQITAAACYLPLSENPFISKELGTRHRAAIGITEVADAVCLIVSEETGQVSLAMNGQIVRDIKEESLIAKLYEELRPTSNLSKKKGLAFLLRRKEGRRNG; encoded by the coding sequence ATGAACTATTTTGCTGACTTGACTTGGCAAGAGTCCATCAAGGACATTATCGATATATTAATCGTTACCTATATTATGTACAAACTGATTTTGCTTGTACGGGGTACGCGGGCCGTCCAGCTTCTTAAGGGCATTTTGTTTCTTGTCCTGATCTGGGCGTTGAGCACTTGGCTGAACCTGTATACGTTGAAATGGCTGATGAATCAGATGTTTACGTTCGGCGTCGTTGCCGTCTTTATCATCTTTCAGCCCGAGCTTCGCCGCGGTTTGGAGCAGTTGGGCCGGGGCAAACTGTTTGGCCGGTCGACCGCAGCCAGCGACGAGGAGTTAACCGTGCTTATTGGAGAGATCATTAAGTCCGTGAACTATTTGTCGCGCCGGAAAATCGGGGCTCTGGTCGTATTTGAGCGTGAAACCGGATTGAACGATTATACGGAATCAGGCATTCAAATGCAGTCCTTGGTCAGCTCTGAACTGATGATCAACATATTTATTCCGAATACGCCGCTTCATGATGGGGCGGTCATTATTCAGGGCAAACAAATCACTGCCGCAGCCTGTTACCTGCCATTGTCCGAAAATCCGTTTATCAGCAAGGAACTCGGAACTCGCCATCGTGCGGCGATTGGCATTACGGAGGTAGCGGATGCGGTATGCCTCATCGTTTCCGAGGAGACAGGGCAAGTGTCTTTGGCCATGAATGGTCAGATCGTGCGCGACATCAAGGAAGAATCATTGATTGCCAAACTGTATGAAGAACTTCGGCCAACCTCCAATTTGTCCAAGAAAAAGGGACTGGCGTTCCTCTTGAGACGGAAGGAGGGACGGCGTAATGGATAA
- the sigW gene encoding RNA polymerase sigma factor SigW, whose translation MDNLENRLVKLVLKGDQRAFAEIVELYKDKLFHLAYRMLSNRHEAEDVVQETFLRVFRNMEKYDPNQKFSTWIYRIATNLCIDRLRRKKPSFSLDAELNDQEGTDGYAMLPSDDRTPESEALLSETQTLIREAIDSLPAKYKSVMVLRYLQDLSLQEISDVTGMPVTTIKTRVHRGREFLRKKLEFKL comes from the coding sequence GTGGACAATTTGGAGAACAGGCTCGTCAAGCTGGTGCTTAAGGGTGACCAGCGGGCCTTTGCAGAAATCGTAGAATTATACAAGGACAAACTGTTTCATTTGGCATACCGCATGCTGAGCAATAGACATGAAGCGGAAGACGTTGTACAAGAAACCTTTTTGCGCGTGTTCCGTAATATGGAAAAGTATGATCCCAACCAAAAGTTCTCAACCTGGATATATCGTATAGCTACCAATCTGTGCATCGACCGATTGCGCAGGAAGAAGCCGTCGTTTTCCTTGGATGCGGAATTGAATGATCAAGAGGGAACCGACGGCTATGCCATGCTCCCAAGCGATGATCGAACGCCGGAGAGCGAAGCTCTGCTTTCCGAGACACAAACACTGATCCGCGAAGCGATTGACAGTCTTCCGGCCAAGTACAAGTCGGTCATGGTATTGAGATATTTACAGGACCTGTCGCTGCAGGAAATCAGCGATGTCACCGGCATGCCCGTAACAACGATCAAGACGCGCGTTCATCGGGGCCGGGAATTTTTGCGTAAAAAACTGGAATTCAAGTTATAA
- a CDS encoding zf-HC2 domain-containing protein, whose amino-acid sequence MDCNSAVSLMHECLDESLSPAQKVELKSHLITCSECRMRFKELEQTEMLLFAMKHYSPSASDELTNRIMNALPQPKRQQKWFKWIKGHPALTAAAFFLVVMLFSAWSFWNQNNEMVVKGKNLDQIVIEGNKVIVPEGKSIAGDLTIENGTAQVYGEVNGNLTVIDGQLYQASTAHISGQVKSIDQALDWFWYKITNMVNEVAYR is encoded by the coding sequence ATGGATTGCAACTCGGCCGTCTCTTTAATGCATGAATGTTTGGATGAGTCGTTGTCCCCGGCGCAGAAGGTTGAACTGAAAAGTCACCTTATCACCTGTTCAGAGTGCCGCATGCGCTTTAAAGAGTTGGAACAGACGGAAATGCTGCTCTTTGCCATGAAACATTATTCGCCGTCTGCCTCGGATGAGCTGACCAATCGGATTATGAACGCTCTGCCCCAGCCTAAAAGACAGCAGAAATGGTTCAAATGGATCAAAGGACATCCTGCGCTGACGGCGGCAGCCTTCTTTTTGGTCGTGATGCTCTTTAGCGCTTGGAGTTTCTGGAATCAAAATAACGAAATGGTCGTTAAAGGCAAGAATCTGGACCAGATTGTCATTGAAGGCAATAAGGTTATTGTTCCGGAAGGCAAGTCAATTGCGGGCGATCTTACAATAGAAAATGGAACCGCCCAGGTGTACGGTGAAGTGAATGGCAATCTGACGGTGATTGATGGACAGCTGTATCAGGCGTCGACGGCTCATATTTCCGGTCAGGTCAAAAGCATTGATCAAGCACTCGACTGGTTCTGGTACAAAATAACCAATATGGTGAATGAAGTGGCCTATCGCTAG